A single region of the Halobacterium wangiae genome encodes:
- a CDS encoding DUF2249 domain-containing protein — MPADYDVRLDAREIDGEPFSDIVAELETLGDRETLLLVNSFEPEPLYSVLADRGFEHDTERAGDDEWRVYITTAAE, encoded by the coding sequence ATGCCCGCCGACTACGACGTGCGCCTCGACGCGCGGGAGATCGACGGCGAACCGTTCAGCGACATCGTCGCCGAGCTGGAGACGCTCGGAGATCGAGAGACGCTGCTGCTGGTGAACAGCTTCGAGCCGGAACCCCTCTACAGCGTACTGGCGGACCGAGGCTTCGAACACGATACGGAGCGGGCCGGTGACGACGAGTGGCGTGTCTACATCACGACGGCGGCCGAGTAG
- a CDS encoding helix-turn-helix domain-containing protein produces the protein MLPADVWVAELSTSFSDATFRLLTGVPKGDRSLELGEVLAADPDEVTTAIEDHPDVRTLERLHSDAHRAISQYEVGEQGLYEFLRESSLPPEFPLVVEDGEMEFDVTATRDQFEAFGDALDASDRQYELLTVVQVEEGDALLTERQRECVAAALREGYFEVPRDCTLAELADSLDVDKSTASETVRRGTARIVEQFLVGRR, from the coding sequence CTCGGACGCGACGTTCCGACTCCTCACGGGCGTCCCAAAGGGCGACCGCTCGCTGGAACTCGGCGAGGTGCTGGCCGCCGACCCCGACGAGGTCACCACCGCAATCGAGGACCACCCCGACGTCCGGACGCTCGAACGTCTGCACTCGGACGCTCACCGTGCTATCAGCCAGTACGAGGTCGGCGAGCAGGGACTGTACGAGTTCCTCCGGGAGTCGTCGCTGCCGCCGGAGTTCCCGCTGGTCGTCGAGGACGGGGAGATGGAGTTCGACGTGACCGCGACGAGAGACCAGTTCGAGGCGTTCGGCGACGCGCTCGACGCCAGCGACCGTCAGTACGAGCTCCTCACGGTCGTCCAGGTGGAGGAGGGGGACGCACTGTTGACCGAGCGGCAGCGAGAGTGCGTCGCCGCGGCACTCCGGGAGGGGTACTTCGAGGTGCCCAGGGACTGTACCCTCGCAGAGCTGGCGGACTCGCTCGACGTGGACAAGTCGACCGCGAGCGAGACGGTTCGCCGTGGGACGGCTCGCATCGTCGAGCAGTTCCTGGTCGGTCGGCGCTGA